One window of Quercus robur chromosome 5, dhQueRobu3.1, whole genome shotgun sequence genomic DNA carries:
- the LOC126726289 gene encoding uncharacterized protein LOC126726289 isoform X3 — MGERKVLNKYYPPDFDQVQTRNCERRCHARGLAAHGCGKGDCIISRAHHHDFHIEETKIVLGKSKNDNSFENQQIEGEELNRLKDQVKLCKEQEAISQEAFSLNHLHQLNGLVLNQQRIQIVILVLNPWSFGSIFNWKDNFYKTFAKNELLRLICARMLIRVDFPIDLIGCRFPFVVVAYCLQFC, encoded by the exons ATGGGAGAGAGGAAGGTGCTTAACAAATACTACCCACCGGACTTCGACCAAG TCCAGACACGCAACTGTGAGCGTAGATGCCATGCTCGAGGCCTTGCAGCGCATGGCTGTGGAAAAG GTGATTGCATAATAAGTAGGGCTCATCATCATGACTTTCACATTGAG gaaacaaaaattgttttaggAAAATCAAAGAATGACAACTCCTTTGAAAATCAGCAAATAGAAGGAGAAGAATTGAATAGG CTTAAAGATCAAGTGAAACTCTGTAAAGAACAAGAGGCAATATCACAG GAAGCATTCAGCCTCAACCACCTCCACCAACTAAATGGTTTGGTTCTAAATCAGCAAAGAAT ACAAATAGTGATTTTGGTGCTAAACCCATGGTCTTTTGGGTCAATATTCAACTGGAAAGACAACTTTTATAAAACATTTGCTAAAAATGAACTACTCAG GTTGATATGCGCAAGAATGCTCATTCGTGTGGACTTTCCGATAGATTTGATTGGTTGTCGTTTCCCCTTTGTTGTGGTAGCTTATTGTCTCCAATTTTGTTGA
- the LOC126726289 gene encoding uncharacterized protein LOC126726289 isoform X4, with translation MGERKVLNKYYPPDFDQVQTRNCERRCHARGLAAHGCGKGDCIISRAHHHDFHIEETKIVLGKSKNDNSFENQQIEGEELNRLKDQVKLCKEQEAISQEAFSLNHLHQLNGLVLNQQRIQIVILVLNPWSFGSIFNWKDNFYKTFAKNELLRCPHWTRAYNR, from the exons ATGGGAGAGAGGAAGGTGCTTAACAAATACTACCCACCGGACTTCGACCAAG TCCAGACACGCAACTGTGAGCGTAGATGCCATGCTCGAGGCCTTGCAGCGCATGGCTGTGGAAAAG GTGATTGCATAATAAGTAGGGCTCATCATCATGACTTTCACATTGAG gaaacaaaaattgttttaggAAAATCAAAGAATGACAACTCCTTTGAAAATCAGCAAATAGAAGGAGAAGAATTGAATAGG CTTAAAGATCAAGTGAAACTCTGTAAAGAACAAGAGGCAATATCACAG GAAGCATTCAGCCTCAACCACCTCCACCAACTAAATGGTTTGGTTCTAAATCAGCAAAGAAT ACAAATAGTGATTTTGGTGCTAAACCCATGGTCTTTTGGGTCAATATTCAACTGGAAAGACAACTTTTATAAAACATTTGCTAAAAATGAACTACTCAG ATGCCCACATTGGACCAGAGCCTACAACAGATag